The nucleotide window ATCGTCTTTTTTCCATCACGGCAGGGTTATAATTCTAGGATTGAAACGAGGCAAGATAAGATTTGCAACGGGAGAGGTTTTCCCCCGCCTCTTCGAGGCGCCTGTCCAGGCTTTTGTGCTTGCGCCGGACCTCGCCCAGACCGGAGGCGATTCTTTCCTCATCGGCAAGATTTTTTTGAAGAACGACATCCATTTTTTTTATGTCCCGCTCGATGCGCCGCACCTCCAGCCTTGTCACCGCCGTCTGCACGTTGCATATCCGAAGATACCGTTTGGCCAGTGCCGTATCCATATTCGTATTGTCGCAGAATCAGCCCCCTTTTCAAAGGACAAATTTAGCCGCTTTGTCCATTAATTCAGTCAAAAATTTGGCGAAGACGGCCACTGCCGTCACGCTGTCTTCAAGGTCAGGATCACTTGCCGGAGGCATTCCTGGAATGGTTCCAGAATTCCCTTTCCCTGCAGGGCCACCGACTCAAAGTCGGCGACATGGAAGGTGTTGACGACCCTTCGCAGTTCATCCAGAGCGCAGGCATCCGGCAGGTCGCGCTTGTTGTACTGGATGATAATCGGGATATCCTTGGGGGCGTATCCCATTTTTTGGATATGGTTGCGCAACTCCTCGCTACTATCGAGATTGTCCTGCAGGCGCTCCAGCGCCGAATCGACAACGAAAATGATCCCGTCCACCCCTTTTAAAAGAAGTTTGCGGGAATCTTCATAGAGCGGCTGGCCGGGGACCGTGTAGACCTGAAAACGGGTCTTGAACCCCTTGATCCCGTTGGAGGAAAGGGGGAGGAAGTCGAAAAAGAGGGTCTTTTCGGTCTTGGAGAGGCTCTTGATTTTGGTTTTTGATTTTGCCTGAACCTGGTTTTGCAACTGCTGGAGGGTGGTGGTTTTTCCCGAAAGGCCGGGGCCGCAGTAAACGATTTTAAAGTTGATTTCTTTCTTGACCGTGTTGATGACCGACATGGTGATGGTATGCTATGAAGCGGCAAGGGAGGCTGTCAATCAATTAAATCGGGGGCTTTGCCGCTGGCGCCCCCGTCCCCCCCGTTCGCTCGGACGGAGTGAATCCGATCCTCGCTCACTAGTATTCCATCCTCGATTCTAGGGCGCGGGCGAGCGTCATCTGGTCGATATACTCAATGTTTCCCCCCACCGGAATGCCGGCGGCCAGTTTGGTTACCCTGATATTGAGGGGTTTGACCATCTTGGAAATATAAAGGGCGGTGGCGTCGCCGGTGACATTGGGATTGGTGGCCAGTATCAGTTCGCGGATCTCTTCGGTGC belongs to Deltaproteobacteria bacterium and includes:
- a CDS encoding GTPase domain-containing protein, with amino-acid sequence MSVINTVKKEINFKIVYCGPGLSGKTTTLQQLQNQVQAKSKTKIKSLSKTEKTLFFDFLPLSSNGIKGFKTRFQVYTVPGQPLYEDSRKLLLKGVDGIIFVVDSALERLQDNLDSSEELRNHIQKMGYAPKDIPIIIQYNKRDLPDACALDELRRVVNTFHVADFESVALQGKGILEPFQECLRQVILTLKTA